A part of Deltaproteobacteria bacterium genomic DNA contains:
- a CDS encoding MBL fold metallo-hydrolase, whose product MKVRFLGAVGCVTGSRHLLETKSGKRILIDCGMFQGSKELRLRNWADFPVPPSSIDAVILTHAHIDHSGYLPRLMANGFSGPVYATPATLDLCSIMLLDSAHLHEEDARYANRKGFSKHNPALPLYTVAAAEKTMGLFKKIEFDSPFSAIDGVKSTFYRVGHILGAACVKVEIDGESILFSGDVGRPTDPILRPPVKRPNADYVVIESTYGNREHVDTDLVGQLKIHVNRTIERGGIVLVPAFSVGRTQLLLEAILRLQRSGEIKRVPVYLNSPMSIRVNSVFCKHAAETKLNSQEVQDICETAIPVVDVEASRDLNGRREPAIIVAANGMATGGRVLHHLKNLVGSSKHTILFTGYQAEGTRGAKMLAGEPTIRIHGEDLPVKAEVAVLDNVSAHADGSELMDWLKSGSERPKSVFITHGEPDASAGLRLKIEQELGWKVEDSPQ is encoded by the coding sequence GTGAAGGTTCGATTTCTTGGTGCGGTCGGCTGTGTGACAGGCTCTCGCCATCTGTTAGAAACCAAATCCGGAAAACGAATTCTTATCGATTGTGGAATGTTTCAGGGCAGTAAAGAATTGCGATTAAGAAACTGGGCTGACTTTCCCGTACCACCTTCATCTATTGACGCTGTGATTTTGACACATGCACATATCGATCACTCTGGCTATTTGCCGCGTCTCATGGCGAATGGCTTTAGTGGCCCCGTGTATGCGACTCCCGCAACGCTCGACCTTTGTTCGATCATGCTTCTTGATAGCGCTCACCTCCATGAGGAGGACGCACGCTATGCCAATCGAAAGGGGTTTTCTAAACACAACCCCGCGCTGCCGCTTTACACTGTGGCCGCTGCCGAAAAGACGATGGGGCTTTTTAAGAAAATCGAATTTGATTCGCCATTTTCTGCAATTGATGGAGTAAAGTCGACGTTCTATCGTGTTGGTCACATTCTCGGTGCTGCCTGTGTGAAAGTTGAGATCGATGGCGAGTCGATTCTATTTTCCGGTGACGTCGGTCGACCAACGGATCCTATCTTAAGGCCTCCGGTGAAGAGGCCGAACGCTGACTATGTCGTTATCGAATCTACTTATGGAAATCGCGAGCATGTCGATACCGATCTTGTTGGGCAGCTAAAAATTCACGTCAATCGCACAATCGAGCGTGGGGGAATTGTATTGGTCCCGGCGTTCTCAGTCGGTCGCACTCAGCTTTTACTTGAAGCGATCTTGCGGTTGCAAAGAAGTGGGGAGATAAAAAGGGTGCCAGTCTATCTGAACAGTCCCATGTCAATCCGCGTGAATTCGGTGTTCTGCAAACACGCCGCAGAAACTAAGCTGAACAGCCAAGAGGTACAGGACATCTGTGAGACGGCAATTCCTGTCGTTGATGTCGAAGCATCACGGGATTTAAATGGCCGCCGAGAACCGGCCATTATTGTCGCAGCGAACGGAATGGCAACAGGTGGTCGGGTACTTCACCATTTAAAGAATTTGGTTGGCAGCAGTAAGCACACGATCTTGTTTACAGGATACCAAGCGGAGGGAACTCGAGGCGCGAAAATGTTAGCCGGCGAGCCGACCATTCGCATTCACGGTGAAGATTTGCCGGTGAAGGCAGAGGTCGCCGTTTTGGACAATGTGTCGGCTCACGCCGACGGTTCGGAACTTATGGATTGGTTAAAGAGTGGGTCCGAGCGTCCAAAGTCAGTTTTTATTACCCATGGCGAACCTGACGCAAGTGCTGGTCTGCGGCTTAAAATCGAACAAGAACTAGGCTGGAAAGTAGAAGATTCTCCGCAGTAG
- the lpxB gene encoding lipid-A-disaccharide synthase, protein MTTPGSGGRVLIVAGEASSSLYAQRILEQWKVSGKSVDAFGIGSLSMETLGFNRLGKSEEMAVVGLSEVIKHFPLIRRVYNSLLSECDRLKPDFALLLDYPDFNLRLAKDLKARGIKVVYYISPQVWAWRRGRVNLIRKVVDEMLVLFPFEEPFYREHGVKATFVGHPLLDELEIRKNQKKSDQRVRRERYGIQPFEFVLGLMPGSRESELRHHLRDQLAAAELLAKRYPQIRPVLFCAPTIERERLQEAVSELSVTVQIVKDEPLDMIEMADVVLVASGTATLMVGLLEKPMVIMYRMSPITAWFAKRLVTQTKYFGMVNLILEKESARELFQEAASPEGMATELEKLLDEKVRSEKTNELADLKNRLGALGATNRVVERLETYFSA, encoded by the coding sequence GTGACGACTCCGGGATCAGGCGGCCGCGTATTGATAGTCGCCGGCGAGGCCTCTTCGAGTCTCTATGCTCAAAGAATTCTTGAACAATGGAAAGTGAGCGGGAAATCCGTCGATGCATTTGGGATCGGCAGCCTATCGATGGAAACGTTAGGTTTCAACCGCCTTGGAAAATCAGAAGAAATGGCTGTCGTTGGTCTGTCTGAAGTGATCAAACATTTTCCGTTGATTCGTCGAGTGTACAATTCTCTTTTGTCGGAATGCGATCGCTTGAAGCCCGACTTTGCTCTTCTTTTGGATTATCCAGATTTCAACCTCCGCTTGGCTAAAGATCTGAAAGCTCGCGGCATCAAAGTTGTTTATTATATTTCACCTCAAGTTTGGGCATGGCGAAGGGGTCGCGTGAACTTGATTCGAAAAGTTGTCGATGAAATGTTGGTTCTTTTCCCGTTCGAAGAACCTTTCTATCGAGAGCATGGAGTAAAAGCGACGTTTGTCGGTCACCCGTTGTTGGATGAACTTGAAATTCGAAAGAACCAGAAGAAGTCCGATCAACGAGTCCGCCGGGAGCGCTATGGAATTCAGCCCTTTGAATTCGTTCTAGGGCTGATGCCAGGGAGCCGAGAGAGCGAATTGCGCCATCACCTAAGAGATCAACTTGCAGCGGCCGAGCTATTGGCGAAACGCTATCCCCAAATTCGACCAGTTCTTTTTTGTGCTCCGACAATTGAGCGCGAACGTTTACAAGAAGCAGTGTCCGAACTCTCTGTAACCGTACAAATTGTAAAAGATGAACCTCTCGACATGATTGAAATGGCAGATGTGGTGCTGGTTGCGTCGGGCACAGCGACATTGATGGTGGGTCTGTTGGAAAAACCAATGGTGATCATGTATCGAATGTCACCGATCACTGCATGGTTTGCCAAACGGCTGGTCACACAGACAAAGTATTTTGGAATGGTGAATTTGATTCTGGAGAAAGAGTCTGCGCGCGAGCTCTTTCAAGAGGCGGCGTCGCCTGAAGGAATGGCGACAGAACTTGAAAAGTTGTTGGACGAAAAGGTGCGCTCCGAGAAAACAAATGAATTGGCTGATCTCAAAAATCGGTTGGGCGCACTAGGGGCGACAAATCGCGTGGTCGAACGCCTGGAAACGTACTTCTCGGCATGA
- a CDS encoding glycosyltransferase family 9 protein, giving the protein MSDTSFSGRRKIAILQTAFLGDTLLTVPLAKNLIASEVLSEDLAIICRKGYGELLRETGLFGKVLEIEKGKSETYALAKSDLNQWWKSASSRLLLSPHESPRSRLWAAGLRLQSRLLGKDPVITVGYRSRPFGVLSFLYTRKLDRQMRLPEALRQLLLLQADDFLNSDLWRERLSGFLLDSHLPGGLKDDGTLASVPEWASMEVSRFSGVAKNPRQVAFAPGSVWATKQWTQDGYTAVGIEAIRRGFKVVIVGTKEERELCDKIAFRINEVSVGSGAESFAGRLSLIETADVIAKSEIAYVNDSGAMHLASLAGTKSVCFFGPTVLDFGYRPWNNNAVVLQAEEKLNCRPCGLHGAQKCPIGTHTCMKSIEPNRAIQHLD; this is encoded by the coding sequence ATGTCTGATACAAGCTTTTCTGGGCGCCGAAAAATCGCAATTCTGCAAACTGCTTTTTTGGGCGATACGCTTTTGACAGTTCCCCTAGCAAAAAATCTAATTGCCTCCGAGGTCTTGAGCGAAGATTTGGCCATCATTTGTCGAAAGGGGTACGGCGAACTGTTGCGAGAGACAGGACTCTTCGGAAAAGTCCTTGAGATTGAAAAAGGTAAAAGTGAAACCTATGCTCTCGCTAAGTCAGACTTGAATCAATGGTGGAAGTCGGCTTCAAGTCGACTTCTTCTAAGTCCACACGAGTCTCCCAGATCTCGTCTCTGGGCGGCAGGACTTCGGCTGCAGTCAAGGCTTTTGGGTAAAGACCCAGTCATAACAGTGGGCTATCGCTCGCGCCCATTTGGAGTCCTGTCGTTTCTTTACACGAGAAAATTAGATCGTCAGATGAGGTTGCCCGAAGCCCTTCGCCAACTTTTACTTTTACAAGCGGACGATTTTCTCAACTCAGATTTGTGGCGTGAACGTCTTTCTGGGTTTCTGCTAGATAGTCACCTCCCAGGTGGGCTCAAAGATGACGGAACACTTGCGTCGGTTCCTGAGTGGGCGTCGATGGAGGTTTCTCGCTTTTCGGGCGTTGCCAAGAATCCGCGACAGGTTGCGTTTGCACCTGGTTCGGTATGGGCAACTAAGCAATGGACACAAGATGGATACACAGCGGTGGGCATTGAGGCAATTAGGCGCGGATTCAAAGTCGTGATTGTTGGCACCAAGGAAGAACGTGAGCTTTGCGACAAAATAGCATTTCGAATCAACGAGGTATCGGTCGGTTCGGGGGCCGAATCTTTTGCAGGAAGGCTGTCGCTGATCGAAACGGCTGATGTAATTGCGAAATCCGAAATCGCGTATGTGAATGATTCTGGAGCTATGCATTTAGCTAGCTTGGCCGGAACAAAATCAGTGTGTTTCTTTGGACCGACAGTTTTGGATTTTGGCTATCGGCCTTGGAACAACAATGCGGTCGTGCTGCAAGCAGAAGAAAAGCTTAACTGTCGACCGTGCGGTCTGCATGGTGCCCAGAAGTGTCCGATCGGGACCCATACCTGCATGAAGTCGATCGAGCCGAATCGAGCAATTCAGCATTTGGACTAA
- a CDS encoding DUF3108 domain-containing protein yields the protein MSKSRWFTNSTVVGVATALVLTLTIGCASRFLQFENSEKVLENKEFDNAIQVKELPTPPPTPTPSPDTDATGTSEATPAVPTPTPKPTPTPKPTPTPKPEKPKKKKKGAKGAVVEDVVALREPRLEDDEGFIGRRPVIDPFQVGEEVVLDISYFGVDAGELTMQVKPFVEVNGRKAYRFHSIAKTVSVFEMFYKVDDYAETLVDFETLRPISYALHVKESKLLRDARAVHNWDEGRMYFWDKKITKERGAEEKKEAWEMPGFSQNIFSSLWYLRVFKLVPGKKVKFRMSHENENLVITCEVLRREKLSTSDGDLKTVVVRPSVEKDGVAKNIGESLFWLTDDDQKLMVRMESKIKLGTIVGSLNRLKRN from the coding sequence ATGAGTAAAAGCCGCTGGTTTACAAATTCAACCGTTGTAGGCGTTGCGACAGCACTCGTCCTGACGCTGACCATCGGCTGCGCCAGTCGCTTTCTCCAATTTGAAAACTCCGAAAAGGTTCTTGAAAACAAAGAATTCGACAATGCAATTCAGGTAAAAGAACTCCCAACGCCTCCACCTACACCGACGCCTTCTCCTGACACAGATGCGACTGGGACTTCTGAGGCTACGCCGGCCGTGCCTACACCTACGCCGAAACCCACACCTACGCCGAAACCCACACCTACGCCGAAACCTGAAAAGCCAAAGAAGAAAAAAAAGGGTGCCAAGGGTGCGGTGGTCGAAGATGTTGTAGCGCTTCGGGAGCCGCGCCTTGAGGACGATGAAGGCTTTATTGGACGACGGCCTGTTATTGATCCGTTCCAAGTGGGTGAAGAAGTCGTACTGGATATCTCCTACTTTGGCGTCGACGCAGGTGAACTGACAATGCAGGTTAAACCATTTGTCGAGGTGAACGGTCGCAAGGCCTATCGATTTCATTCCATCGCAAAGACGGTTTCGGTTTTCGAGATGTTCTACAAAGTTGATGACTATGCAGAAACATTGGTCGACTTCGAAACGCTTCGTCCGATCAGCTATGCACTTCACGTGAAAGAATCAAAACTTCTTCGCGACGCGCGGGCCGTGCACAATTGGGACGAAGGACGAATGTATTTTTGGGATAAGAAAATTACGAAAGAGCGCGGTGCAGAAGAGAAGAAAGAAGCTTGGGAAATGCCGGGCTTTTCCCAGAACATTTTTTCTTCGCTCTGGTACCTCCGGGTTTTCAAGCTAGTTCCTGGAAAAAAAGTGAAGTTTCGAATGTCGCACGAAAATGAAAATCTGGTTATCACTTGTGAGGTCTTGAGGCGAGAAAAGCTAAGCACCTCTGATGGCGATCTAAAAACGGTTGTTGTTCGGCCATCCGTCGAAAAAGATGGTGTTGCAAAGAACATTGGCGAAAGCCTGTTTTGGTTGACTGATGACGATCAAAAGCTAATGGTCCGGATGGAAAGTAAAATTAAGCTTGGTACAATTGTCGGCTCGCTAAACCGCCTCAAGCGCAACTGA
- the lpxA gene encoding acyl-ACP--UDP-N-acetylglucosamine O-acyltransferase, with product MDMSRIHSSSVISSEAKIADDVVIGPFCIIRGQVTLGRGSVLESHVSLGSEYGIVHIGERNIFSAGAVVGGAPQDLSYKNEPTKLVIGSDNVFREMVTVNCGSPKAGWGTTRIGNHCLIMAYSHVAHDCTIGDHVVIANTTQLAGHVVFEDHVKVGGICAFNQFVKVGTHAYIAGDSAVNKDILPFTIAQGKYAVMRASNRIGMERGGYSKEDVESINRAVRIFTKGGGTVDESIARIREECEISPVLEQFLSFALNSSRGLAL from the coding sequence ATCGACATGAGCCGAATTCACTCCTCCAGTGTTATTTCGAGTGAAGCCAAAATTGCGGACGACGTTGTGATTGGTCCGTTTTGTATCATTCGTGGCCAGGTCACTTTAGGTAGGGGCTCGGTCCTTGAATCCCATGTCAGTCTTGGCAGCGAGTATGGAATAGTGCACATTGGCGAACGCAATATTTTTAGTGCCGGCGCAGTTGTCGGTGGTGCGCCACAAGATTTGTCCTACAAAAATGAACCGACCAAACTCGTGATCGGAAGCGACAATGTGTTTCGCGAGATGGTCACAGTGAATTGTGGATCTCCGAAGGCGGGTTGGGGAACTACCCGCATCGGCAATCACTGCTTAATAATGGCATATTCTCATGTGGCTCATGACTGCACGATTGGCGATCACGTTGTGATTGCCAACACGACTCAGCTTGCGGGTCATGTTGTGTTTGAAGACCACGTCAAAGTGGGCGGAATTTGCGCCTTTAATCAATTTGTAAAAGTTGGGACTCACGCCTACATCGCAGGGGACTCGGCAGTGAACAAGGACATTCTTCCGTTTACAATCGCCCAAGGTAAGTACGCGGTTATGCGCGCATCAAACCGAATCGGAATGGAACGCGGTGGTTACTCCAAAGAAGATGTCGAATCGATCAATCGTGCCGTTCGTATTTTCACCAAAGGTGGAGGAACGGTTGACGAATCCATCGCTCGAATTCGTGAAGAATGTGAAATCAGTCCAGTCCTCGAGCAATTTCTTTCCTTTGCACTTAACTCGAGCCGAGGACTTGCGCTGTGA
- a CDS encoding Gfo/Idh/MocA family oxidoreductase: MTERADPDSLRCAVVGVGYLGRFHAQKYAALAADPKLAGAIELVGVADASFERAKVVATELSTHAFASIDELLSKADAGKLDAVTIAASTRAHYELTKRFLNAGVHVNVEKPMTSTLEEGEEVVRLAHDRGLVLQVGHVERFNPALIAAREKLKRPLFIECHRLAPFKPRGVDVDVVLDLMIHDLDVILSLVKSPVKSVVAVGTPVLTPLVDIANARVEFESGTVANVTASRVSQSATRKFRVFQERQYLSIDFGSGDVNLTTKTLGDWPEDLSKVTDPKQLPLEFEHWSLEKGDALLEETKSFLKACRREIDVAVSGSDGLEAMRLATRIQASIAASLKGRQAEAGQ, encoded by the coding sequence GTGACGGAGAGAGCTGATCCAGACAGTCTTCGTTGCGCCGTCGTTGGTGTAGGATATTTAGGTCGCTTTCATGCTCAAAAGTACGCAGCACTTGCGGCTGATCCAAAACTTGCTGGTGCCATTGAACTGGTTGGGGTTGCGGATGCTAGTTTCGAGAGGGCGAAAGTTGTCGCGACAGAACTTTCGACTCACGCATTTGCGTCAATCGATGAACTATTATCGAAAGCAGATGCTGGAAAGCTTGATGCGGTTACGATCGCCGCAAGCACGAGAGCGCATTACGAACTAACTAAGCGTTTTTTGAATGCAGGCGTACATGTGAATGTTGAAAAGCCAATGACCTCCACCTTGGAAGAGGGCGAGGAAGTTGTGCGATTGGCACATGACCGTGGTTTGGTATTGCAAGTTGGTCACGTCGAGCGATTTAATCCAGCGTTGATTGCGGCCCGAGAAAAACTCAAACGCCCGCTTTTTATTGAGTGTCATCGACTGGCGCCATTTAAACCGCGGGGTGTGGATGTTGATGTTGTCTTAGACCTCATGATTCACGATTTAGATGTGATTCTTTCTTTGGTAAAATCGCCCGTAAAATCCGTCGTTGCTGTAGGGACACCAGTTCTTACCCCGTTGGTAGATATCGCAAATGCTCGAGTTGAATTTGAAAGCGGAACTGTTGCCAACGTCACGGCCAGTCGCGTTTCCCAATCGGCAACACGAAAATTTCGCGTGTTCCAAGAGCGACAGTATCTTTCGATCGATTTTGGTTCGGGAGACGTGAATTTGACCACGAAAACATTGGGCGATTGGCCGGAGGACTTGTCGAAGGTCACAGATCCCAAGCAGCTTCCGCTTGAGTTTGAACACTGGAGTCTTGAGAAAGGCGATGCGCTGCTGGAAGAAACCAAGTCCTTCTTGAAAGCTTGCCGACGGGAAATCGATGTTGCGGTATCTGGTTCCGACGGACTTGAAGCCATGCGACTGGCAACGAGAATTCAAGCTTCTATTGCTGCATCACTTAAAGGACGACAGGCCGAGGCCGGACAGTGA
- a CDS encoding lysophospholipid acyltransferase family protein — MRVFSISFVAFLVAPLGNLLGFLWFDFFRIRRKVAIENVATAFPELSIGEQTRIARASVYHLGKTLIEFFFFPLFGKEDFDRFFEIQGAEIVETALAEKRGVFFLSLHVGNGDFSTAAVSRRGWPVSLISKNFKTKWLNDVWFRMRTRHGTEFISPEKSSFEILRAIKRQRIVIFVLDQYMGPPVGCRTRFFGKETGTAMGLAVMVERTGCPVIPVTTYRKPNGHHVISFESPIPWTSLDVGPSQNEPATENSGKNQARDANIRAMTQVYTDKIEDIVRKHPEQWMWIHRRWKNFG, encoded by the coding sequence ATGCGGGTATTTTCGATCAGCTTCGTGGCCTTTCTGGTCGCGCCGCTCGGTAATTTGTTAGGATTTCTTTGGTTCGATTTCTTTCGAATTCGAAGAAAAGTGGCGATCGAAAATGTCGCTACGGCATTCCCTGAACTTTCCATCGGCGAACAGACACGTATAGCTCGAGCATCCGTTTACCACCTGGGGAAGACGCTCATCGAATTTTTCTTTTTTCCACTTTTTGGAAAAGAAGATTTCGACCGTTTTTTTGAAATTCAAGGCGCAGAGATTGTGGAAACGGCGCTTGCAGAAAAACGTGGCGTATTTTTTTTAAGCCTTCACGTAGGCAATGGTGATTTCAGCACGGCAGCGGTTTCGAGAAGGGGATGGCCAGTTTCTTTGATTTCGAAGAACTTTAAAACAAAGTGGTTGAACGATGTATGGTTTCGCATGCGAACCCGCCATGGGACCGAGTTTATTTCACCCGAGAAAAGCTCGTTTGAAATTTTACGAGCGATCAAACGGCAGCGAATTGTGATATTTGTTTTGGATCAATATATGGGCCCTCCGGTTGGGTGCAGAACACGGTTCTTCGGCAAAGAAACTGGAACTGCAATGGGGCTTGCGGTGATGGTCGAGCGAACCGGATGCCCAGTCATTCCCGTCACGACGTATCGCAAGCCGAATGGTCACCATGTCATAAGCTTCGAGTCTCCAATTCCGTGGACTTCCCTCGACGTTGGACCAAGTCAGAACGAACCTGCAACAGAAAATTCCGGTAAAAACCAGGCCCGGGATGCAAACATTCGTGCCATGACCCAGGTATATACGGATAAAATCGAAGACATCGTCCGCAAGCATCCAGAACAATGGATGTGGATTCATCGACGATGGAAGAATTTCGGGTAA
- the lpxK gene encoding tetraacyldisaccharide 4'-kinase, producing MKSPVVFLVPILIPFAWAYGWLMRLRVWCYDMGVLPSYSCGAFVVSIGNLQVGGTGKTPISAFFANRWKDKVRLGIVSRGYGRSSSGVLRVDPNVENAAAKFGDEPTLLAAITKQPVQVGLSRVQAARDLVMSEGIRLVLMDDGLQHLKLRRSFDFLLFDVTAPKWHWRLIPWGRMREPWSALFRADAVILTKTESVSAEHLMETQKLIRGKLDSLGRRQVPIIRMKQQIAFDFSQDASSDKAAFLVAGIARPEIFFGMVRRLSSDVRVVGEKDFVDHHNYSKEDVGEIVALARAAKATSVATTEKDAVKLLPLWRNYQQTLPLVVSELSVHPVDATDEKELERIDAGIFDQLRGLSGRAAR from the coding sequence ATGAAATCACCGGTTGTTTTTCTAGTTCCCATTTTGATTCCGTTTGCGTGGGCTTACGGTTGGCTCATGAGGCTTAGGGTTTGGTGTTACGACATGGGCGTACTGCCGTCCTACAGCTGCGGCGCGTTTGTGGTCTCCATCGGCAATCTTCAGGTTGGTGGAACCGGCAAAACTCCCATCTCCGCTTTTTTTGCGAATCGTTGGAAAGATAAAGTGCGACTTGGCATTGTCAGTCGTGGGTACGGACGCAGTTCCTCGGGTGTCTTGCGAGTTGACCCAAATGTAGAAAATGCGGCCGCAAAATTTGGTGATGAGCCGACATTGCTTGCCGCGATCACAAAGCAACCAGTTCAAGTGGGACTGAGCCGCGTGCAGGCCGCCCGCGACTTGGTAATGTCAGAGGGCATTAGACTTGTTCTGATGGATGATGGTCTTCAGCACTTGAAGCTTCGGCGAAGTTTCGACTTCTTGCTTTTTGATGTCACTGCGCCGAAATGGCATTGGCGCTTGATCCCTTGGGGAAGAATGAGGGAACCATGGTCCGCTCTTTTCAGGGCTGATGCGGTTATTTTGACAAAAACCGAATCAGTATCCGCCGAGCACCTCATGGAAACCCAAAAGCTCATTCGTGGCAAACTGGATTCGCTTGGAAGACGACAGGTACCGATTATCCGAATGAAGCAACAAATTGCCTTTGATTTTTCACAAGATGCTTCCAGTGACAAGGCGGCGTTTTTGGTAGCAGGAATCGCTCGACCAGAGATTTTTTTTGGAATGGTCAGAAGGCTTTCTAGCGATGTGCGAGTCGTTGGAGAAAAGGATTTCGTCGACCACCACAACTATAGCAAGGAAGATGTTGGCGAAATTGTAGCATTGGCAAGGGCAGCAAAAGCGACCTCAGTCGCAACGACGGAAAAAGATGCTGTAAAACTTCTGCCGTTATGGCGCAATTATCAGCAGACGCTGCCGTTGGTGGTCTCAGAGCTAAGCGTTCATCCGGTCGACGCAACAGATGAAAAGGAATTGGAGCGCATAGATGCGGGTATTTTCGATCAGCTTCGTGGCCTTTCTGGTCGCGCCGCTCGGTAA
- a CDS encoding glycosyltransferase family 9 protein produces MKTLGVPSCRHFNGYKPCSKVDSLATDCGSACNAYEVHSAVHGTRVLIIHLGALGAVARSTSLLPAIKRKYTESHITWVTDKPGDLILKANPFVDRVLSSLPLDLLKLKSLHFDVAFVIDKSLEATGVLQSCGSAGNPKMKTFGFQASPITGAIEPATEAARELWEIGISNRLKFDVNRKTENELIHHALELGPYQRDEYILCLTDEERRLAKSRHQLWSHAGRRQIIGFNTGCATTIAAKKLSVDGHVSLIKEISLEASRRSAGPALSFVLLGGREDTERNQAIAHKVHGLGIQVFQSSTADGIRDGMASIEAVDLVVSGDSFGLHLAIGLRKKTVAWFGPTCAHEIDLYDRGEVIQTLAGCSPCWKRSCSMTPMCYDLVDFRQMASVAIKRLLGNVNAPQLETTPTRALEVLPGL; encoded by the coding sequence ATGAAGACTCTAGGTGTTCCATCTTGTCGGCATTTCAATGGATACAAGCCTTGTAGCAAAGTGGACTCGCTCGCTACTGATTGTGGCTCGGCCTGCAACGCCTACGAAGTACATTCGGCGGTGCATGGTACTCGCGTACTGATCATTCACCTTGGAGCGTTAGGCGCAGTGGCCCGGTCAACTTCCTTGCTCCCCGCCATAAAGAGAAAATATACAGAAAGCCACATCACCTGGGTGACAGATAAACCGGGTGACTTGATTTTAAAAGCGAACCCGTTTGTTGACCGCGTTTTGAGCTCTTTGCCACTAGATCTGTTGAAACTAAAATCTCTTCATTTTGATGTTGCGTTTGTTATCGACAAATCACTTGAAGCGACTGGAGTTCTTCAGTCATGCGGGAGTGCAGGAAATCCGAAGATGAAAACTTTCGGCTTTCAAGCTTCGCCAATAACAGGCGCGATCGAACCTGCGACCGAGGCGGCGAGAGAGCTATGGGAAATTGGAATCTCTAATCGTTTAAAATTTGACGTAAACCGAAAAACTGAAAACGAGCTCATTCACCACGCTTTGGAGCTAGGCCCGTATCAGCGAGATGAATACATCTTGTGTTTAACAGACGAAGAGCGGCGACTTGCAAAGAGTCGCCACCAGCTTTGGAGTCACGCTGGACGCCGTCAAATAATTGGTTTCAATACTGGCTGTGCGACGACAATTGCAGCGAAGAAGTTATCTGTAGATGGACACGTGAGTCTGATAAAGGAAATCTCGCTCGAGGCTTCCCGCAGGTCGGCCGGCCCCGCACTCTCTTTCGTGCTTCTTGGGGGCCGCGAAGACACAGAGCGAAATCAAGCCATTGCCCACAAAGTCCATGGGCTAGGCATTCAAGTGTTTCAGTCGTCGACAGCAGATGGAATTAGGGACGGAATGGCAAGCATTGAGGCGGTGGATCTCGTCGTCTCTGGTGATAGTTTTGGTTTACACCTAGCGATTGGACTCAGAAAAAAAACGGTGGCCTGGTTTGGGCCGACCTGCGCACACGAAATTGATTTGTATGACCGCGGCGAAGTCATTCAAACGCTGGCCGGCTGTTCTCCCTGTTGGAAACGCAGCTGCTCGATGACGCCGATGTGTTATGATCTTGTCGATTTCCGCCAAATGGCGAGCGTTGCCATCAAGCGTCTGTTGGGCAACGTCAATGCTCCGCAGTTGGAAACCACGCCAACGCGGGCCCTTGAGGTATTGCCGGGACTGTGA